The sequence CAACACAGAGTCAGCAAAGATGCGCTGCCTGAAAATTGAAAACCTTATTAGAAATTCAACTGCTtttagtgagagagagagagagagagagagagagaaggaagaatcACGCACTTCTCTTCAGTGTGTTTGGGACTAGGGCGGTTGTGTTTCAGATACCCGTCCCACGGAACCTTCTTAAGACCAGCTCTAGCAGCTATCATGTCTCTTACTCTGTGGAAAGCAttgcattaagtatgaaaaaggCAGTATGTttctcataaaaaaaactagaatccAATTTTATGCTACCTTTCAGCAAATTCAATTGCTGTTTCTCCATCCCTCAGATACTGAGGCTCCAAGTACCATACATCACACACAACTGCCCATGATGTCATTAGCCTAACCAAGTGCATTGTAAATGATTGCCTGACAAAAATTACGAGAAGATATTAAGTGAAATACAGAAGAAGATAAATGTGAACAAAGTAAATTTGTGCAGTTGATTGTATTCCTCACTTCTTACTATTCCAGAAGGCATCAACAAATATTTTATTGTATTTGATAGCTATTGGGCATACAGCACAGCCAAGCTCAAAAGCACCCTGGAAAAACATAATGAGAATGAAGACAAATCATCATTAGTCTGATCGTGGTCAATTCCAGCAAATGTTAAAACATAACAAGAATGAAGACAACTCATCATTTGATAGCTATTTAGAATATGACAACTTTCTAGCATTTGCTATCTTTTAAACATGTCAGGCATATGATTGGCAATGAGCCTGTTTATATATGTTCGTACCACTACTAGAAATACTCAACTACTCTTATCTATCTGCCAAAATATTTGTGCTATCTGCAGTACCTCTTTCTTTTTGCATTCTCTGTCCATATGTACAGCTGTGAGTTAATTTTAAGTGAACTCATGCATTTTTAAATATAAGGACAGTTAATTCTACCCTTTTTAAGTTTGAAACTTGCAGTATATTTATTTACGACCAGTCACAATTCACAAAACACACttactttttaagtttgaactCATGCTGGTTTTCTGCTTGAAGCTTGTTAAAAATGAACCAAAATTTGAAGCCTCTCTTGAAAGTTAGTTACACAAGGATGCATATTTGGTCATTTATTCAGTCACTTCAAAAGAACATATCAAGTTTACAACTTTACCTTCTTGAACATGACAGTGTACTGGTTGTTAACACAAGTTCCTTCAGGGAAAATCAGGAGAGGATTGCTGTCTGGATGTTGAACATGATCTCGTAACCTGTTGACAGAGTTCTCTTAATAAACTGAACTATATATAGTAAGTAATGCATTGGAAATGAAAAATTATACTTTTTTGCAACCACTTCACGATCCTTGAGATCATTGCGATTAAACCAGATGCAACCAACACTTTCCAAGATAGTCTTCTGAATAAATCCTGTACAAGGGAGGAAAGCAAATTTTATCAACAATCTAGCAATGCAAAAGGTAGAGATCAACAATCCATCCTGAAGAATGAGAACTGACCAACCCATCCAGGATGCTTTTGCATAATGACAGCAAATGCTGTCATCTGCTCCAGAATAATGAAATCTATCATCGATGTATGGTTTGCAACAAATACCTGTGGTAATTAGAATTTAGAAGAGAGTTGCAAAGGATATCCGTCATTCATTAATGGATGAacatgaaattaattaagtaaaacATAATGAAGGAATGACAATGTGTACCTAAAGAATGGTTTCTGCAAATGTTTGCATTTAAATTGGAATTATAGACCTTGTGAAACATGAGGAGATTTTGTGATAGAAAGGATAACTTTTCCTGAATTATCCAGGTGAGATTTCCGGGGAACAAGGCTAAGTTAATAACTATGATGTTTGGCAACAGTGTTGCGCACCACATGTTCCTATAAGTGCATAAACTACTTAACATGGGTTCTAAGAGAAAGAAAGTTTGTAACCTGATGAGGCCGCGTGCTTGGGCGAGGCCCATGATACTTGATCACTCCAGTCCAAGAAGCAACAAAAACACTGCACATCATTTCAACCAGCTTTCTCTGCAAAAAAGATTACAGTGTTTTTGAATAAACAAAGAACCTAAGTTGCAAAATATTATGACATATTATGGCTGCATATGAACATACACACATCTACAACCAGAAATTGACATAGATGGGAGATAAGATAAGTCACCTCTATTTTACTTCTCATCTTTTGACCTTTCAATAAGAAATGTACAGGAAAAAAGGCAGCAAAGAATGCTAACCATCCAACTAGAAGAGTTAGGCCCCTGAAACATAACATGGTTACAGTTATCAGATGAGAGTGACTCAATATTcgacaaaagaaaagaatataagCTAGATCCAGAGACAGAAAATAACTTTTAGTAGTAATACATACACAAAGATaccgaaaaaaaaattctctccAACATTTCACACAAAATTCAAATGAGTTTCCTGAACAAAGTTGGTCTTGAAATATTCTGATTTCTGACGTTATGTGGAAAGTGATTGTAACTGACCAAAAAAACTCATAGCACATGGTTAAAAACATCTACTTCATTGCCAGTTTGGACAAAGGTTTTACAGATCAAATGGGCTAGGATACCCTTGTACTACAAAATATCAAGTCAACAAAGAAGGATACATTGCAAACACTTACAAAACAAGTAAACTAATTAGCAAAACTGCCGCCCTAAATATAGTGTTCAGATTATAAGGATCCAGTACCTCAGCGGAAATAGTATTCCGTATCTT is a genomic window of Oryza glaberrima chromosome 7, OglaRS2, whole genome shotgun sequence containing:
- the LOC127779752 gene encoding glycerol-3-phosphate acyltransferase 9, which produces MATSSVAGDIELDRPNLEDYLPSDSLPQEFPRNLHLRDLLDISPVLTEAAGAIVDDSFTRCFKSNSPEPWNWNIYLFPLWCLGVVIRYGILFPLRGLTLLVGWLAFFAAFFPVHFLLKGQKMRSKIERKLVEMMCSVFVASWTGVIKYHGPRPSTRPHQVFVANHTSMIDFIILEQMTAFAVIMQKHPGWVGFIQKTILESVGCIWFNRNDLKDREVVAKKLRDHVQHPDSNPLLIFPEGTCVNNQYTVMFKKGAFELGCAVCPIAIKYNKIFVDAFWNSKKQSFTMHLVRLMTSWAVVCDVWYLEPQYLRDGETAIEFAERVRDMIAARAGLKKVPWDGYLKHNRPSPKHTEEKQRIFADSVLRRLEES